ATGGAAACACCCTGGTAAGACTTGACCTTATCCCCACACCCAAACGGGTGGATGCGACGCTGGATTACGGAAAAATCTTGTGCCGCATCAGTGGGAATGGCGCCAAAGGCAATGGACAGAAGGCAGAAACCTTTCGCGTGATCACCCCCGTCGCAACGGCGCATGTACGGGGAACCTCCTTTTCGGTTGATTACCTTAAAGAGGGCAACATAACGAATGTCAGCGTGCTGGAAGGCCTTGTTGCCGTTGAATCCGGTTCCATTCCTCAGATGGAATTTCCTGTTTCCAAAGGACAGCATCTCCACATCAGTCCCTCCCGGAAAGTTCCCGTATTGGCGGATTTAACCCCGGACCTCCGGGAAGAGCTTCAAGCAGCCCAGAATCTGCAGATCAAACTTTCTTTATCCGAGCGCTGGGAGGATATCCGTGACTTAGCCATGAATTCACCGCTTTTCCACAAAGGCGTAGCTGAAATTACCCGATATGAAATGAAGGTGTTTTTACGCGCCATTCGATATTTTGCGCCGCTCAGGTGGCAAAATGACGTTCCGAAATCTTTAAAATCTGTTGAATTGGAAGACGGGGACTACATAGA
The window above is part of the Desulfobacterales bacterium genome. Proteins encoded here:
- a CDS encoding FecR family protein → MRGLKRFIYSVIGVTIFVILPGFFIVSIHMENSLPGKIYWVTDVSGRAFVQYQTSHPVTADRGAPAQYQKKSQWIPLQRGSKINSGALVKVDDFAYVDIMKSKEAALRLNGNTLVRLDLIPTPKRVDATLDYGKILCRISGNGAKGNGQKAETFRVITPVATAHVRGTSFSVDYLKEGNITNVSVLEGLVAVESGSIPQMEFPVSKGQHLHISPSRKVPVLADLTPDLREELQAAQNLQIKLSLSERWEDIRDLAMNSPLFHKGVAEITRYEMKVFLRAIRYFAPLRWQNDVPKSLKSVELEDGDYIDPWGTEYFYEKTGAGCAMIISAGPDKILHTTDDIFMNISLRH